The proteins below come from a single Triticum aestivum cultivar Chinese Spring chromosome 5D, IWGSC CS RefSeq v2.1, whole genome shotgun sequence genomic window:
- the LOC123125935 gene encoding uncharacterized protein, which translates to MKSSTLVAILVLQTVMVMGILSQAAAKDNFPKCCDNCNSWSGYQFCEDVGPRCRRGCANCQVVQMSPVKTFRCGDGRPVYDGHDTPTPCPPPCKKH; encoded by the exons ATGAAGAGCAGCACGCTGGTGGCGATCCTGGTCCTCCAGACCGTCATGGTCATGGGGATCCTCTCACAGGCCGCCGCCAAAG ACAATTTCCCCAAGTGCTGCGACAACTGCAACTCCTGGTCGGGGTACCAATTCTGTGAGGACGTCGGCCCCAGGTGCCGCCGCGGCTGCGCCAACTGCCAGGTGGTGCAGATGAGCCCCGTGAAGACGTTCCGGTGTGGAGATGGACGCCCCGTCTATGACGGGCACGACACGCCCACGCCCTGCCCGCCGCCGTGCAAAAAGCACTGA
- the LOC123123410 gene encoding uncharacterized protein → MKSSTLVAVLLLQTVMVMGILAHSQPADAHDDFPKCCDHCNSWSGAQFCDDVGPKCRDGCVNCRVVQTRPVKTFRCGDGRSAFPYIPCPPPCKKN, encoded by the exons ATGAAGAGTAGCACGCTGGTGGCGGTCCTACTTCTCCAGACCGTCATGGTCATGGGGATCCTCGCACACTCACAGCCCGCGGACGCGCACG ACGATTTCCCCAAGTGCTGCGACCACTGCAACTCCTGGTCGGGGGCCCAATTCTGCGACGACGTGGGCCCCAAGTGCCGCGACGGCTGCGTCAACTGCCGCGTGGTGCAGACGCGCCCCGTGAAGACGTTCCGGTGTGGAGATGGACGCTCCGCCTTCCCGTACATTCCCTGCCCGCCGCCGTGCAAAAAGAACTGA